A region of Clostridium acetobutylicum ATCC 824 DNA encodes the following proteins:
- a CDS encoding YjdF family protein: MNISLTVFFEEPFWVGIFERTNNGEYEVSRIVFGAEPKDYEVYKFVLNNFRRLHFTKPLKDEKVTKRRINPKRLQRKIKKEVVIGIGTKAQNAIKLDLEARKEERRIFIKSKKKEYEENKFRLKQEKKKKKKRGH, encoded by the coding sequence ATGAATATATCTTTAACAGTATTTTTTGAAGAACCATTTTGGGTAGGAATATTTGAAAGAACAAATAATGGAGAGTATGAAGTTTCCAGAATTGTTTTTGGTGCGGAGCCTAAGGATTATGAAGTGTATAAATTTGTGCTAAATAATTTCAGAAGATTACACTTTACTAAACCTCTAAAAGATGAAAAGGTTACTAAAAGAAGAATAAATCCTAAGAGACTTCAAAGAAAAATTAAAAAGGAAGTAGTAATTGGAATTGGTACAAAGGCACAAAATGCAATAAAGTTGGATTTAGAAGCAAGAAAAGAAGAAAGAAGAATTTTTATTAAGTCTAAAAAGAAGGAATATGAAGAAAATAAATTCAGGTTAAAACAGGAAAAGAAGAAAAAGAAAAAGAGAGGTCATTAG
- a CDS encoding 4-hydroxybutyrate dehydrogenase: MKLLSLVPEIYEFNDFSKFAEEFKLGKGDFVLTDESLYKSSIENLNLKSKFVFRKSYGIGEPSDDMIDAIVSDMEKEDINRIIGIGGGTILDICKLLALKPTKKSIDLFEKKVPIVKEKELILIPTTCGTGSEVTNVSIAEIKSKHTKMGLACDELYADYAVFIPEFVKTLPFKFFVTSSIDALIHAVESYVSPKANHFTKMFSVEAIKLIINGYKEVIKNGEEYKNNIINDFIIGSNYAGIAFGNAGVGAVHALSYPLGGVYHIPHGEANYQFFIEVFSTYNGLKPDGSIKALNKILQDALECDSTSVYDSLSNLLDKLLSRKPLKDYGMNEEEIDKFTDSVIEGQQRLLLNNYVPLSRDEIKGIYKRLF; the protein is encoded by the coding sequence ATGAAATTATTAAGTTTGGTACCAGAAATATATGAGTTCAATGATTTTTCTAAGTTCGCAGAAGAATTTAAATTGGGTAAAGGTGATTTTGTTTTAACTGATGAGTCCCTGTATAAGTCATCTATAGAAAATCTTAATCTTAAGAGTAAATTTGTATTTCGTAAAAGCTATGGCATAGGAGAACCATCAGATGATATGATAGATGCAATAGTAAGTGATATGGAAAAAGAAGATATAAATAGAATCATAGGAATTGGTGGAGGCACTATTTTAGATATATGTAAGCTTTTGGCTTTAAAGCCTACTAAAAAGTCAATAGATTTGTTTGAAAAAAAGGTGCCAATAGTTAAAGAAAAGGAATTGATTTTGATTCCAACCACATGTGGTACCGGAAGTGAAGTTACAAATGTATCAATAGCTGAAATAAAATCAAAGCATACGAAGATGGGACTTGCCTGTGATGAGCTTTATGCTGATTATGCAGTATTTATTCCTGAATTTGTTAAAACATTACCATTTAAGTTTTTTGTAACAAGTTCAATTGATGCACTTATACATGCTGTAGAATCCTATGTTTCACCTAAAGCCAATCATTTTACTAAAATGTTTAGTGTTGAAGCTATAAAATTGATAATAAATGGTTATAAGGAAGTAATTAAGAACGGCGAAGAATATAAAAATAATATTATTAATGATTTTATAATTGGTAGTAATTATGCAGGAATAGCATTTGGAAATGCTGGAGTTGGAGCGGTACATGCGCTATCTTATCCTCTTGGTGGAGTATATCATATTCCTCATGGAGAAGCTAACTATCAATTTTTTATAGAGGTTTTTAGTACATATAATGGATTAAAGCCTGATGGAAGCATAAAAGCTTTAAATAAAATTTTACAGGATGCATTGGAGTGTGATTCCACTTCGGTTTATGATAGTTTGTCTAATCTTTTAGATAAGCTTCTTTCAAGAAAACCACTTAAGGATTATGGGATGAATGAAGAGGAAATCGACAAATTTACAGATAGCGTTATAGAAGGACAACAAAGACTTCTTTTAAACAACTATGTCCCTTTATCAAGAGATGAAATTAAGGGCATATATAAAAGACTATTTTAA
- a CDS encoding TIGR02328 family protein, with product MRLWHQSLITKLPRQQLLGQHRECCALRGNAWGKKHSVVDYVFCHPMEYLVAYHLLVMEEMATRNYNVSDQWMDYNYRGKNCEKANLNFELIEEIKASKNIYKEHDDEYLNECLANLRNKGIELF from the coding sequence ATGCGTTTATGGCATCAATCTTTGATTACAAAATTACCAAGGCAACAGCTTTTAGGTCAGCATAGAGAATGTTGTGCACTTAGAGGAAATGCGTGGGGGAAAAAACATAGTGTAGTTGATTATGTTTTTTGTCATCCTATGGAATATCTTGTTGCTTATCATCTTCTTGTAATGGAGGAGATGGCAACAAGAAATTATAATGTGTCAGATCAGTGGATGGACTATAATTACAGAGGCAAGAACTGTGAAAAGGCGAATTTGAACTTTGAATTAATAGAAGAAATTAAGGCATCAAAAAACATTTATAAAGAGCATGATGATGAATATCTTAATGAATGTTTAGCAAATTTAAGAAATAAGGGAATTGAACTTTTTTAG